One genomic region from Halobacteriovorax sp. HLS encodes:
- a CDS encoding TolC family protein codes for MKKAHLAILLMCTTSPLLASTEVILTEKLLKEKVDSSAPNTLAIEASFLAVDLTRQSFEDNFDLRLDGNASYAKTNENSFSAQMPVTSPTKYYKLGLTKPLDSGISLGVNTFSEQITNSQVYNGTKTGVGFEVSVDLYKNFLGRLTKSQRDVFEEAAKRAGSERDIQKKSFHQNVRKIYWSLVANQEQINISNQLEKFAQTQLDDSKKRFKNNIADSGEVARYESQLADRKANIITLKYQREVYLQQIKELIPELSNKQLKLGTYNIKEAANQIFACTALISKFQEPPMQYTNYDEILANLRNEYDGQRKLTNSYSDMNIQFNSQLQRLGKTSGYGNSWSEFTDDGKNAFSAGVVLNIPLGESNKKSMELKKLLEKKRYLSQKEELVGRVNAYHNQIIKNILLLQEVMKQQQINSSKLELSFRESQKKYNQARLTVRELIQDQNQYFSSNLLEIKSQLQIMTTLLDYFSVYTEIPCELNI; via the coding sequence ATGAAAAAAGCTCACTTAGCAATTCTGCTCATGTGTACAACTTCTCCTCTACTCGCTTCGACAGAAGTCATTCTTACTGAGAAGTTATTAAAAGAGAAAGTAGACTCGAGCGCGCCAAACACTTTGGCCATCGAAGCATCATTTCTTGCTGTCGACCTTACTAGACAGAGCTTCGAAGACAACTTCGACTTAAGGCTTGATGGTAATGCTAGTTACGCAAAAACAAATGAGAATTCTTTTAGTGCTCAAATGCCAGTAACTTCTCCTACAAAGTATTATAAACTTGGTCTAACCAAGCCTCTAGATAGTGGAATAAGTCTGGGCGTAAATACTTTCTCAGAACAAATTACGAACTCACAAGTCTACAACGGAACAAAAACGGGAGTAGGATTTGAGGTTAGTGTTGATCTATATAAGAACTTCTTAGGAAGACTTACGAAATCTCAAAGAGACGTATTTGAAGAGGCAGCAAAGCGCGCAGGGAGTGAGAGAGATATTCAAAAGAAATCATTTCATCAAAATGTTAGAAAAATATACTGGTCACTAGTTGCAAATCAAGAGCAAATTAATATTTCAAACCAACTTGAAAAGTTTGCGCAAACTCAACTTGATGATTCTAAAAAACGGTTTAAAAATAATATCGCTGACTCTGGTGAAGTTGCGAGATATGAGTCTCAATTAGCGGATCGTAAAGCAAATATTATTACTTTAAAGTATCAAAGAGAAGTTTATCTTCAGCAAATTAAAGAGTTAATTCCAGAACTTTCCAATAAACAATTAAAACTTGGTACCTATAATATTAAGGAAGCTGCTAATCAAATATTTGCATGCACTGCCCTTATTAGTAAGTTTCAAGAGCCACCAATGCAATACACGAACTACGATGAGATATTAGCGAACTTAAGAAATGAGTATGATGGGCAACGAAAGCTTACTAATTCATATTCAGACATGAATATTCAGTTTAACTCCCAACTGCAGAGACTTGGTAAAACATCAGGTTATGGTAATTCGTGGAGTGAATTTACTGATGATGGAAAAAACGCCTTCTCGGCCGGTGTCGTGCTCAATATTCCACTAGGAGAAAGTAATAAGAAATCAATGGAGTTAAAGAAGTTACTTGAAAAGAAGAGATATCTTTCTCAAAAAGAGGAACTTGTAGGAAGAGTTAATGCTTATCACAATCAAATTATAAAAAATATTTTATTACTTCAAGAAGTAATGAAGCAGCAACAAATTAATAGCTCAAAGTTAGAACTTAGCTTTAGAGAATCACAAAAGAAGTATAATCAGGCCAGGCTTACGGTTAGAGAATTAATTCAAGATCAAAATCAATACTTCTCAAGTAACCTACTTGAAATTAAGAGTCAGCTTCAAATTATGACAACACTTTTAGACTACTTTTCAGTTTACACAGAAATTCCATGTGAATTAAATATATAA